A stretch of Dietzia lutea DNA encodes these proteins:
- the dapB gene encoding 4-hydroxy-tetrahydrodipicolinate reductase yields MTVTKVGVLGARGKVGSAICEAVRAAEDLELVAEVDQGDPLSALVDAGAEVVVDFTHPDVVMGNLEFCVANDIHAVVGTTGFTDERLETLRDWLADSPDTGVLVAPNFAIGAILMMRFAVQAAKYFPSAEIVELHHPNKADAPSGTAHRTAAMMVAARAEAGLGQSPDATSTELDGARGADVDGVRVHSVRLTGLVAHQEVLLGTQGETLTIRHDSLDRSSFAPGVLLGVRSIAAAPGLTVGLDAFMDL; encoded by the coding sequence ATGACGGTGACGAAGGTCGGGGTGCTCGGTGCACGCGGCAAGGTGGGTTCGGCGATCTGTGAGGCCGTTCGTGCGGCCGAGGATCTGGAGCTCGTCGCCGAGGTCGACCAGGGCGACCCGCTCAGCGCGCTCGTCGACGCGGGGGCCGAGGTCGTCGTCGACTTCACCCACCCCGACGTGGTCATGGGCAACCTCGAGTTCTGCGTCGCCAACGACATCCACGCCGTGGTGGGCACGACCGGATTCACCGACGAGCGTCTCGAGACGCTCCGCGACTGGCTCGCCGACAGCCCGGACACCGGAGTGCTGGTCGCGCCCAACTTCGCGATCGGCGCGATCCTCATGATGAGGTTCGCGGTGCAGGCGGCGAAGTACTTCCCGTCCGCCGAGATCGTCGAGCTGCACCACCCGAACAAGGCGGACGCGCCGTCCGGCACCGCGCACCGCACCGCCGCCATGATGGTCGCCGCACGCGCCGAGGCGGGGCTCGGTCAGTCGCCGGACGCCACCTCCACCGAGCTCGACGGCGCCCGGGGAGCCGACGTCGACGGGGTCCGCGTCCACTCAGTCCGGCTGACCGGCCTGGTCGCACACCAGGAGGTGCTCCTCGGGACGCAGGGGGAGACCCTGACGATCCGGCACGACTCGCTGGACCGCTCCTCCTTCGCCCCCGGCGTCCTGCTGGGTGTCCGATCGATCGCCGCGGCCCCGGGACTGACCGTGGGGCTCGACGCATTCATGGACCTGTAG
- the rpsO gene encoding 30S ribosomal protein S15, giving the protein MALSTEEKKAVLAEYGVHETDTGSPEAQVALLTRRIQQLTEHLKTHQHDHHSRRGLLLLVGRRRRLLKYIAKVDIARYRSLIERLGLRR; this is encoded by the coding sequence ATGGCGCTGAGCACCGAAGAGAAGAAGGCCGTTCTGGCCGAGTACGGGGTCCACGAGACCGACACCGGGTCCCCCGAGGCGCAGGTCGCGCTGCTCACCCGGCGCATCCAGCAGCTCACCGAGCACCTCAAGACCCACCAGCACGACCACCACTCGCGTCGCGGCCTGCTGCTGCTGGTCGGCCGTCGCCGTCGGCTGCTCAAGTACATCGCCAAGGTCGACATCGCGCGCTACCGCTCGCTGATCGAGCGCCTCGGCCTGCGCCGCTGA
- a CDS encoding polyribonucleotide nucleotidyltransferase, which translates to MSQITAVEVEDGVFESVATIDNGDFGRREVRFETGRLAKQAAGSVVAYLDDDTMLLSATTAGKHPKDHFDFFPLTVDVEERMYAAGRIPGSFFRREGRPSTDAILTCRLIDRPLRPTFADGVRNEVQVVVTVMSLDPKDLYDVVAINAASASTQLSGLPFSGPVGGVRVALIPTAADPAGQWVAFPTAEQLEEAVFDMVVAGRVVGSGDDADVAIMMVEAEATDNVIEKIAGGAQAPTEEVVAQGLEAAKPFIAELCAAQQALATAAPGTPREFPLFPPYADDAYAAVAEVAETKLAEIMRIADKQEREVATDELKASVLDELADRFADRLGEIGAAFKSLTKKIVRQRILTDHFRIDGRGVRDIRALSAEVEVIPRAHGSALFERGETQIMGVTTLDMVKMAQQIDSLGPETSKRYMHHYNFPPYSTGETGRVGSPKRREIGHGALAERALMPVLPSVEEFPYAIRQVSEALGSNGSTSMGSVCASTLSLLNAGVPLKAPVAGIAMGLVSDEVDGETRYVALTDILGAEDAFGDMDFKVAGTGMFVTALQLDTKLDGIPSEVLAGALTQAREARLTILDVMAEAIDEPDELSPFAPRIVAIKVPVDKIGEVIGPKGKMINSITEETGASVSIEDDGTVYIGATDGESAQAAIDKINAIANPQLPKVGERFLGTVVKTAPFGAFLSLLPGRDGLVHISKLGGGKRVGKVEDVVNVGDKMQVEIADIDNRGKISLVPVGEDADNGSDADAGGDD; encoded by the coding sequence ATGTCACAAATCACGGCCGTCGAGGTCGAGGACGGCGTCTTCGAGTCCGTCGCGACCATCGACAACGGTGACTTCGGTCGCCGCGAGGTTCGCTTCGAGACAGGCCGGCTGGCCAAGCAGGCCGCCGGTTCGGTAGTCGCCTACCTCGACGACGACACGATGTTGCTGTCCGCCACCACCGCGGGCAAGCACCCCAAGGACCACTTCGACTTCTTCCCGCTGACGGTGGACGTCGAGGAGCGGATGTACGCCGCGGGTCGCATCCCCGGCTCGTTCTTCCGCCGAGAGGGTCGTCCCAGCACGGACGCGATCCTCACCTGCCGCCTCATCGACAGGCCGCTGCGCCCGACCTTCGCGGACGGCGTCCGCAACGAGGTCCAGGTCGTCGTGACCGTCATGAGCCTCGATCCCAAGGACCTCTACGACGTGGTGGCCATCAACGCCGCCTCCGCGTCCACGCAGCTGTCCGGGCTGCCCTTCTCCGGCCCGGTCGGCGGCGTGCGTGTCGCCCTCATCCCCACGGCGGCCGACCCGGCCGGCCAGTGGGTCGCGTTCCCGACCGCCGAGCAGCTCGAGGAGGCCGTGTTCGACATGGTCGTCGCCGGCCGCGTCGTCGGCTCGGGAGACGACGCGGACGTCGCGATCATGATGGTCGAGGCCGAGGCCACCGACAACGTCATCGAGAAGATCGCCGGCGGCGCCCAGGCGCCCACCGAGGAGGTGGTCGCCCAGGGGCTCGAGGCCGCCAAGCCTTTCATCGCGGAGCTGTGCGCCGCCCAGCAGGCACTGGCCACCGCCGCCCCCGGGACGCCGCGTGAGTTCCCGCTGTTCCCGCCGTACGCCGACGACGCGTACGCGGCCGTCGCCGAGGTCGCGGAGACCAAGCTGGCCGAGATCATGCGCATCGCGGACAAGCAGGAGCGCGAGGTCGCGACCGATGAGCTCAAGGCGTCCGTGCTCGACGAGCTCGCCGACCGCTTCGCCGACCGCCTCGGCGAGATCGGTGCCGCGTTCAAGTCGCTGACCAAGAAGATCGTCCGCCAACGAATCCTCACCGATCACTTCCGGATCGACGGCCGCGGCGTGCGCGACATCCGCGCGCTGTCCGCCGAGGTCGAGGTCATCCCGCGCGCACACGGCTCGGCCCTGTTCGAGCGCGGCGAGACCCAGATCATGGGTGTCACGACGCTCGACATGGTCAAGATGGCCCAGCAGATCGACTCGCTCGGCCCCGAGACCAGCAAGCGCTACATGCACCACTACAACTTCCCGCCGTACTCCACCGGTGAGACCGGCCGCGTGGGCTCGCCCAAGCGTCGCGAGATCGGCCACGGCGCGCTCGCCGAGCGTGCCCTCATGCCGGTGCTGCCCAGCGTCGAGGAGTTCCCCTACGCCATCCGCCAGGTCTCCGAGGCGCTCGGCTCCAACGGTTCCACCTCCATGGGCTCGGTGTGTGCGTCGACGCTGTCGCTGCTCAACGCCGGCGTGCCGCTCAAGGCGCCCGTCGCCGGCATCGCGATGGGCCTCGTCTCCGACGAGGTCGACGGCGAGACCCGCTACGTGGCCCTCACCGACATCCTCGGTGCCGAGGACGCGTTCGGTGACATGGACTTCAAGGTCGCCGGCACCGGGATGTTCGTCACCGCGCTGCAGCTGGACACCAAGCTCGACGGCATCCCGTCCGAGGTCCTGGCCGGGGCGCTCACGCAGGCCCGTGAGGCCCGCCTGACCATCCTCGACGTGATGGCCGAGGCGATCGACGAGCCGGACGAGCTGAGCCCGTTCGCGCCGCGCATCGTCGCCATCAAGGTCCCCGTCGACAAGATCGGCGAGGTCATCGGGCCCAAGGGCAAGATGATCAACTCGATCACCGAGGAGACCGGCGCGTCCGTCTCGATCGAGGACGACGGCACCGTGTACATCGGCGCGACCGACGGCGAGTCGGCGCAGGCCGCGATCGACAAGATCAACGCCATCGCCAACCCGCAGCTGCCCAAGGTCGGCGAGCGGTTCCTCGGCACCGTGGTCAAGACCGCCCCCTTCGGCGCCTTCCTGTCGCTACTGCCGGGCCGTGACGGCCTGGTCCACATCTCGAAGCTCGGCGGCGGCAAGCGCGTCGGCAAGGTCGAGGACGTGGTGAACGTCGGCGACAAGATGCAGGTCGAGATCGCCGACATCGACAACCGCGGCAAGATCAGCCTCGTGCCCGTGGGCGAGGACGCCGACAACGGCTCCGACGCGGACGCCGGCGGCGACGACTGA
- a CDS encoding M16 family metallopeptidase — MNPEIRVDRTIPGVRVVTEELPWCHTAAVGIWIGAGSADEGPDEHGAAHFLEHVLFKRTATASGRELSERIDLLGGDLNAYTGREHTCYHVQVPAEGLDTAVDVLVDVVANGSCDPEDVEVERDVVLDELAGRADDPEDLACELVATAALGRDPLARPVIGTEESVEALDAATLRAFHQRILGSGDVVVAAAGRILHDALVARIAGGPLPLAVARSLPGADTPVGPGDRARSLVPARGRRGADGVDPGWATAPVVVGEDDDSEQALLALARRTPARGHGDRAAAQLGTAVLGGGLSSRLFQRIREELGLAYTVYAGMDQFHPTGLLTVVAGCPVDRVGSLLGELGEVVDGMRTAPPSSDEVDRAIGHLTGSIRLGLDDPLSRMTRIGRHLLDRDRVVTVEDSVARLRRVTAGEVADYWAGESAPWCLAAVGPGMPDGGAAGLLERVGG; from the coding sequence GTGAACCCAGAGATCCGCGTGGACCGAACGATCCCCGGCGTCAGGGTGGTGACCGAGGAGCTCCCGTGGTGCCACACCGCCGCGGTCGGCATCTGGATAGGCGCCGGGTCGGCGGACGAGGGCCCCGACGAGCACGGCGCGGCCCACTTCCTCGAACACGTCCTGTTCAAACGCACGGCCACCGCGTCCGGGCGCGAACTGTCCGAGCGGATCGACCTGCTCGGGGGCGACCTCAACGCCTACACCGGGCGCGAGCACACGTGCTATCACGTCCAGGTCCCCGCCGAGGGTCTGGACACGGCCGTCGACGTCCTGGTGGACGTGGTGGCCAACGGCTCCTGCGACCCGGAGGACGTCGAGGTGGAGCGCGACGTCGTGCTCGACGAACTCGCGGGTCGGGCGGACGATCCGGAGGACCTGGCCTGCGAGCTGGTGGCCACGGCGGCCCTGGGGCGCGACCCGCTCGCCCGCCCGGTGATCGGCACCGAGGAGTCCGTCGAGGCGCTGGACGCCGCCACCCTCAGAGCGTTCCACCAGCGCATCCTCGGCTCCGGGGACGTCGTGGTCGCGGCCGCGGGCCGCATCCTCCACGACGCGCTCGTCGCCCGGATCGCCGGCGGACCGCTGCCCCTGGCGGTGGCCCGCAGCCTTCCCGGCGCGGATACTCCCGTCGGGCCGGGCGACCGCGCACGGTCCCTCGTCCCGGCCCGCGGGCGGCGCGGCGCCGACGGCGTCGACCCCGGCTGGGCGACCGCTCCGGTGGTGGTCGGCGAGGACGACGACTCCGAGCAGGCCCTGCTGGCCCTGGCCCGTCGCACCCCCGCGCGGGGACACGGTGACCGCGCGGCCGCCCAACTCGGCACCGCCGTGCTGGGCGGCGGGCTGAGCTCGCGGCTGTTCCAACGGATCCGGGAGGAGCTCGGTCTGGCTTACACGGTCTACGCCGGCATGGACCAGTTCCACCCGACCGGGCTGCTCACCGTGGTCGCCGGCTGCCCCGTCGACCGCGTCGGATCCCTGCTCGGGGAACTCGGCGAGGTCGTCGACGGGATGCGCACGGCACCGCCCTCGTCCGACGAGGTGGATCGCGCGATCGGGCACCTCACGGGCTCCATCAGGCTCGGCCTGGACGACCCCCTGTCCCGGATGACGCGGATCGGACGACACCTCCTCGACCGCGACCGGGTCGTGACGGTCGAGGACTCCGTGGCCCGGCTACGGCGGGTCACCGCCGGCGAGGTCGCCGACTACTGGGCGGGCGAGTCCGCGCCCTGGTGCCTGGCCGCCGTCGGACCCGGCATGCCGGACGGCGGCGCGGCGGGATTGCTCGAGCGCGTCGGCGGATAG
- a CDS encoding flavodoxin family protein has product MSTVLLVHHAPSPRLRRILEALETGLAHPELEGISVESVPALATTDDHVLRADGYVLLTPANFGYMSGALKHFFDRTYYTCEGAVSGRPYALCVHGDNDTAGAVTSVERIATGWGLHAVGPAAQLTGEPTREDLDAVAEVAATVAAHLLG; this is encoded by the coding sequence ATGAGCACCGTCTTGCTCGTCCACCACGCGCCGTCGCCTCGGCTGCGGCGCATCCTGGAGGCCCTGGAGACCGGGCTCGCCCACCCGGAACTGGAGGGCATCTCGGTGGAGTCGGTCCCCGCCCTGGCCACCACCGACGACCACGTCCTGCGAGCCGACGGCTACGTCCTGCTCACCCCGGCGAACTTCGGGTACATGTCCGGAGCGCTCAAGCACTTCTTCGACCGCACCTACTACACCTGCGAGGGCGCGGTCTCCGGCCGCCCGTACGCGCTGTGCGTGCACGGCGACAACGACACCGCGGGAGCGGTCACCTCCGTCGAACGCATCGCCACCGGCTGGGGCCTGCATGCCGTGGGTCCGGCCGCGCAACTCACGGGCGAACCCACACGCGAGGACCTCGACGCCGTCGCCGAGGTCGCGGCCACGGTCGCCGCACACCTGCTCGGCTGA
- a CDS encoding bifunctional riboflavin kinase/FAD synthetase, giving the protein MQLWRTFDEIVIPDGGTSVALGVFDGLHRGHRTLVDRAVGAGRELGASPVLVTFDPHPVEVVRPGTHPSVLTPLPRRAELAAGFGVDAVFALPFDREMASWEPDEFVDRVLVSGLDARAVTVGRNFTFGRRAAGTPETMRDLCAERGIACEVVDLLEAGGETVSSSRARRLLSESDVAGAGEILGRPHRVSGVVVHGAGRGGRDLGYPTANLDLPEHTAVPADGVYAGWFTVLDDGPVDGSIVPGRPYASAISVGTNPTFGDAPRSVEAFVLDESADLYGRTAAVDFVDHVRDMEKFSSVDELLVAMDRDVRRTRTVLGA; this is encoded by the coding sequence GTGCAGCTGTGGCGGACGTTCGACGAGATCGTGATCCCCGACGGCGGGACCTCCGTCGCCCTCGGGGTGTTCGACGGACTCCACCGGGGGCACCGCACCCTCGTGGACCGCGCGGTCGGCGCGGGGCGCGAGCTCGGTGCCAGCCCGGTGCTGGTGACCTTCGATCCCCATCCCGTGGAGGTCGTCCGGCCGGGCACCCACCCGTCCGTCCTCACCCCCCTTCCCCGGCGCGCCGAGCTCGCGGCGGGATTCGGCGTGGACGCCGTGTTCGCGCTGCCCTTCGACCGCGAGATGGCCTCGTGGGAGCCCGACGAGTTCGTGGACCGCGTCCTCGTCTCCGGTCTCGACGCCCGCGCCGTCACCGTCGGACGTAACTTCACGTTCGGTCGCCGGGCCGCCGGAACCCCAGAGACGATGCGTGACCTGTGCGCGGAGCGGGGGATCGCGTGCGAGGTGGTCGACCTGCTGGAGGCCGGCGGTGAGACCGTCTCCTCGAGTCGGGCCCGGCGCCTGCTGTCGGAGTCCGACGTCGCCGGGGCCGGGGAGATCCTCGGCCGCCCCCACCGCGTCTCGGGCGTCGTCGTCCACGGTGCCGGGCGAGGGGGCCGCGACCTGGGCTACCCGACCGCCAACCTCGACCTGCCCGAGCACACCGCCGTCCCCGCCGACGGGGTGTACGCGGGCTGGTTCACCGTCCTCGACGACGGCCCGGTGGACGGGTCGATCGTCCCGGGGCGCCCCTACGCGTCCGCGATCTCCGTCGGCACCAACCCGACGTTCGGCGACGCCCCGCGCAGTGTCGAGGCGTTCGTGCTGGACGAGTCCGCCGACCTGTACGGCCGGACGGCCGCCGTCGACTTCGTCGACCACGTGCGTGACATGGAGAAGTTCTCGTCCGTGGACGAGCTGCTCGTGGCGATGGACCGCGACGTCCGGCGCACCCGCACCGTGCTCGGGGCCTGA